One genomic window of Branchiostoma floridae strain S238N-H82 chromosome 4, Bfl_VNyyK, whole genome shotgun sequence includes the following:
- the LOC118412873 gene encoding uncharacterized protein LOC118412873 isoform X1 translates to MSRLMFGFPSVVCVLCWSLSDVVSGFNLDTDRAVVRSGPEGSYFGFSVAMHKTPEGRKVLLVGAPRANWTHAPDLERPGALYRCPLDSHNCSQVVVDTEGSRSGTKRMVEIKYRDNKNNMWLGATVRTHQDRVVVCGPMWKNAYFRRYTILNGICYEMDASLKTDTVQKRMPCLGDQPTTVTHPLGHQINEGGDYTYGKCQTGLAALYTQNGSKLVLGAPGGYDWTGTLSTYTGSYQTTGHPETWDPWPEGGAVKQPHDSYIGFSLAAGKFFGDGVEYIAAGAPRHQHRGAVVFFQETTGNDGALQPTNTLKGTQLASGFGYSMVALDLTNDGVTDLLVGAPVYLEKGVGGAVYLYSTRDKATLQLVTMLTGPPASHFGLSLSSAGDLNGDGFTDIAVGAPNEGSGAVYIYHGTKSGLKENYAQRISAEDVGVPNLASFGWSLLGDVDVDDNRWPDLVVGSHGTDSVHILQSRPLVPYQVNASLSLDPSTPDPDIRCDLGGKNYTCLKLKLEFLYSGPGAADSYVDLDYTVEADSPRDQLGLERRLFFPNQSSTYKAQAPLRVYLKHVKSKTITVYIKDKFEDTTARVPIILEFSIFRARRRSLFPPVDDRGVLPAVDDYPLLQSTSAHIYVNLTGGCMCRNVRIKKSDDCFHCPGERSTLQFTEDQSLTPPGAQQGDIVRLQPQRVAIDLRPGSRVSFDLQVRRLEDYPIDLYYLLDMSKSMQEFRDELTKLGKHLARKLSEKTESFRLGLGAFVEKPVDPFAFTAFYFDKKKGQMVYKLEEPCAGCVGPYIFKNVLPLTNQTDRLGEVVRFQKNSSNADLPEGVLDGMLQATVCQGPIGWRKQATRLLLVATDAGFHYAGDGKLAGLVTPNDGRCHVGSDGNFLKDAVDQQDFPSVAQLKGLLEEHNTMSIFAVTQRSLHIYEELSQLLEGSTAKLLANDSSNLLDLVSDAYEELTSRIRLLTKSVPPGVDLSITAKCPHQPNSTASSECHPVLLGETVTFTITAEVDPSSCLSAPEVSTVTIQPVGYNEYLTIDLHISCTTCLCQSPEKPCSCEATSAHSGESAILAWLSEYYWVAAVLGAMLLVTAVLVFTLLGMRCRDKQPRMDEAMALANEIEMNGHVTTTYSRQQQGGLEGTQANEYVPEGAFAASPSTPLELEETIPLFLQDILIDRERVFLEAVIGKGFFGLVFKGKLKSGEGKDEMDVAVKTLKHASNSDELEAFLGEGIMMKDFNHPNVLTLIGVCMAAEEPPLVILPFMAHGDLATFLRDPDKTLTRRDLLTFGRDIARGMAYLSDLKFVHRDLAARNCMLDDTLTVKVADFGLSRDIYEREYYSSGDKRAKLPVKWMAIESLTEGIYSTKTDVWSYGVVLWEIWTRGVIPYPDVDNMDVTEYLLQGRRLRKPRHCQEALYQTMLRCWSSEPEDRPTFSELVAEMEAILSRTSSDLTPDDHVLMQQPAVYVNIPNGRTNSLW, encoded by the exons GCTGCTAGTCGGAGCCCCCCGCGCCAACTGGACCCACGCCCCTGACCTGGAGCGGCCCGGCGCGCTGTACCGGTGTCCCCTGGACTCCCACAACTGCAGCCAGGTCGTGGTGGACACAGAAG GCTCACGCAGTGGTACCAAGCGGATGGTGGAGATCAAGTACAGGGACAACAAGAACAACATGTGGCTGGGCGCTACCGTCCGGACCCACCAGGACAGGGTGGTG GTTTGCGGCCCTATGTGGAAAAACGCATACTTCCGTCGTTACACCATCCTCAATGGGATCTGTTATGAGATGGACGCCAGTCTAAAAACGGACACGGTACAAAA ACGGATGCCATGTCTTGGGGACCAGCCCACCACCGTCACCCATCCCCTGGGACACCAGATTAACGAGGGTGGGGACTACACCTACGGGAAGTGCCAGACAGGACTTGCCGCGCTCTACACACAA AATGGTTCAAAGCTTGTACTAGGAGCACCTGGAGGTTATGACTGGACAG GGACATTGTCCACATATACCGGCAGCTACCAAACTACAGGCCACCCAGAAACCTGGGACCCCTGGCCAGAAGGAGGGGCAGTAAAGCAGCCACATGATAGCTACATTG GCTTCTCATTGGCTGCTGGTAAGTTCTTCGGGGATGGTGTGGAGTACATCGCGGCAGGTGCACCCCGACACCAGCACCGCGGGGCAGTCGTGTTCTTCCAGGAGACGACAGGAAATGATGGTGCCTTACAACCAACAAACACTCTCAAGGGGACCCAGCTGGCCTCAGGGTTTGGCTACAGTATGGTGGCATTGGACCTCACAAATGACGG GGTGACAGATCTGCTTGTAGGAGCCCCTGTCTACCTGGAAAAGGGAGTAGGTGGAGCTGTGTACTTGTACAGCACAAGAGACAAG GCCACTTTACAGCTGGTAACCATGCTGACTGGACCTCCTGCCTCTCACTTTGGACTGTCATTATCATCAGCAGGGGATCTCAACGGGGATGGCTTCACAG ACATTGCTGTTGGTGCCCCGAATGAGGGAAGCGGTGCAGTTTACATCTACCATGGCACCAAAAGTGGACTTAAGGAGAACTATGCACAG AGAATCAGTGCCGAGGACGTAGGTGTGCCCAACCTGGCCAGTTTTGGTTGGTCGTTGTTGGGTGATGTGGATGTTGATGATAACAGATGGCCTGACCTTGTAGTGGGGTCTCATGGAACCGACTCTGTGCACATCCTACA GTCTCGTCCCCTGGTTCCATATCAGGTGAATGCATCCTTGTCACTGGATCCCTCAACGCCTGACCCTGACATCAGATGTGACTTGGGTGGCAAAAACTACACCTG TTTGAAGTTGAAGCTAGAGTTTTTGTACTCAGGACCAGGAGCAGCAGACAGCTATGTGG ATCTTGACTACACGGTGGAGGCTGACAGCCCCCGGGACCAGCTGGGTCTGGAGAGGAGACTGTTCTTCCCTAACCAGTCCTCCACATACAAGGCACAGGCACCTCTCAGGGTCTACCTCAAACATGTCAAGTCCAAGACCATCACAGTATACATCAAG gataaATTTGAAGATACCACTGCGCGAGTTCCCATAATTCTGGAGTTCTCCATATTCCGCGCCCGTCGAAGGTCACTATTCCCTCCTGTGGACGACAGGGGTGTTCTCCCAGCAGTGGATGACTACCCCCTACTCCAGAGCACTAGTGCTCACATATAT GTGAATCTAACAGGTGGCTGCATGTGTAGGAATGTACGGATCAA GAAGTCAGATGACTGTTTCCACTGTCCGGGAGAGAGAAGCACCCTGCAGTTTACAGAG GACCAGTCGTTGACCCCGCCTGGTGCCCAGCAAGGGGACATTGTCCGCCTGCAACCTCAAAGGGTCGCAATTGACCTTCGACCAG GGAGTCGAGTATCATTTGATCTGCAGGTGAGGCGACTAGAAGACTACCCCATTGACCTGTACTACCTGTTGGACATGTCCAAGTCCATGCAGGAATTCAGAGATGAGCTGACCAAGCTGGGCAAACATCTGG CCCGCAAGTTATCTGAGAAGACAGAGAGCTTCCGCCTTGGCCTGGGGGCATTTGTGGAGAAACCAGTGGATCCCTTTGCATTCACTGCATTTTACTTTGACAAGAAGAAGGGTCAGATGGTCTACAA ACTGGAAGAGCCATGTGCAGGCTGTGTCGGGCCGTATATCTTTAAGAACGTCCTGCCGCTGACCAACCAGACTGACCGCCTGGGAGAGGTGGTCAGATTCCAGAAGAACTCCAGCAATGCGGACCTCCCAGAGGGTGTCCTGGATGGGATGCTGCAGGCCACTGTGTGCCAg GGACCAATAGGGTGGAGAAAGCAGGCTACCAGACTCCTCCTGGTGGCCACAGATGCCGGGTTCCACTATGCTGGGGATGGGAAGCTAGCTGGGCTGGTCACACCAAATGATGGGCGATGTCATGTTGGGTCAGACGGAAACTTCCTCAAGGATGCAGTGGACCAG CAGGATTTCCCCTCAGTTGCCCAGCTAAAGGGACTACTGGAGGAACACAACACGATGAGCATCTTTGCTGTCACACAGAGGAGTCTGCACATCTATGAG GAACTCAGTCAGCTACTGGAGGGCTCTACTGCAAAGCTGTTGGCCAATGATTCCTCCAACCTTCTGGACCTAGTTAGTGATGCATATGAG GAGCTGACCTCCAGGATTCGCCTCCTCACCAAGAGTGTGCCGCCCGGGGTGGACCTGTCAATCACTGCCAAGTGTCCCCATCAACCCAACAGCACTGCCTCCTCCGAGTGCCACCCTGTCTTACTGGGAGAAACA GTAACGTTTACAATCACAGCAGAGGTGGACCCGTCCTCATGTCTGTCTGCACCGGAGGTTTCCACAGTAACCATACAGCCCGTGGGGTACAACGAGTACCTGACCATCGACTTACACATCTCCTGTACAACCTGTCTGTGTCAG TCCCCAGAGAAGCCTTGCAGCTGTGAGGCCACGTCTGCCCACAGTGGCGAGTCCGCCATCCTGGCCTGGCTGTCGGAGTATTACTGGGTGGCTGCAGTGCTGGGGGCCATGCTGCTGGTGACTGCCGTGCTTGTCTTCACGCTGCTCGGCATGAGGTGTCGGGACAAGCAGCCCCGCATGGACGAGGCCATGGCACTGGCCAATGAGATTGAGATGAATGGTCATGTGACCACAACATACTCTCGGCAACAGCAAG GGGGCCTGGAAGGTACACAAGCAAATGAGTACGTCCCAGAGGGAGCATTTGCTGCATCCCCAAGCACCCCCTTGGAACTGGAGGAGACCATCCCCCTATTCCTACAAGACATCCTCATCGACAGGGAGAGGGTGTTCCTGGAGGCTGTCATTGGCAAGG GATTCTTTGGACTGGTCTTCAAAGGAAAACTGAAGTCAGGTGAAGGGAAGGATGAGATGGATGTAGCAGTCAAGACACTCAAAC ATGCGTCTAACTCTGATGAGCTGGAGGCGTTCCTAGGTGAGGGGATCATGATGAAGGACTTTAACCACCCCAACGTGCTGACCCTGATCGGGGTGTGCATGGCTGCGGAGGAACCCCCTCTGGTCATCCTGCCCTTCATGGCACACGGCGACCTCGCCACCTTCCTCAGGGACCCAGATAAG ACCCTAACCCGACGGGACCTGCTCACATTTGGTCGAGATATTGCCCGGGGAATGGCGTACCTAAGTGACCTTAAGTTTGTGCATCGAGACTTGGCTGCAAGGAATTGTAT GTTGGATGACACCTTGACTGTAAAAGTGGCAGACTTTGGCCTGTCCCGTGACATTTATGAGCGCGAGTACTACAGCAGTGGGGACAAGCGAGCCAAGCTCCCTGTCAAATGGATGGCCATCGAGAGCCTGACCGAGGGGATCTATTCCACCAAAACTGATGTG TGGTCATATGGAGTGGTATTGTGGGAGATCTGGACACGAGGAGTCATCCCGTACCCTGATGTGGACAACATGGACGTGACAGAGTACCTGCTGCAGGGCCGCAGACTGCGCAAACCCAGGCACTGCCAGGAAGCACT GTATCAGACCATGCTGCGCTGCTGGTCATCAGAGCCCGAAGACCGTCCGACATTCTCCGAGCTGGTGGCTGAGATGGAGGCCATCCTGTCCCGTACCTCCAGCGACCTGACCCCTGATGATCACGTCTTGATGCAGCAGCCAGCTGTTTACGTCAACATCCCCAATGGAAGAACAAACTCCTTGTGGTGA
- the LOC118412873 gene encoding uncharacterized protein LOC118412873 isoform X2, producing MSRLMFGFPSVVCVLCWSLSDVVSGFNLDTDRAVVRSGPEGSYFGFSVAMHKTPEGRKVLLVGAPRANWTHAPDLERPGALYRCPLDSHNCSQVVVDTEGSRSGTKRMVEIKYRDNKNNMWLGATVRTHQDRVVVCGPMWKNAYFRRYTILNGICYEMDASLKTDTVQKRMPCLGDQPTTVTHPLGHQINEGGDYTYGKCQTGLAALYTQNGSKLVLGAPGGYDWTGTLSTYTGSYQTTGHPETWDPWPEGGAVKQPHDSYIGFSLAAGKFFGDGVEYIAAGAPRHQHRGAVVFFQETTGNDGALQPTNTLKGTQLASGFGYSMVALDLTNDGVTDLLVGAPVYLEKGVGGAVYLYSTRDKATLQLVTMLTGPPASHFGLSLSSAGDLNGDGFTDIAVGAPNEGSGAVYIYHGTKSGLKENYAQRISAEDVGVPNLASFGWSLLGDVDVDDNRWPDLVVGSHGTDSVHILQSRPLVPYQVNASLSLDPSTPDPDIRCDLGGKNYTCLKLKLEFLYSGPGAADSYVDLDYTVEADSPRDQLGLERRLFFPNQSSTYKAQAPLRVYLKHVKSKTITVYIKDKFEDTTARVPIILEFSIFRARRRSLFPPVDDRGVLPAVDDYPLLQSTSAHIYVNLTGGCMCRNVRIKKSDDCFHCPGERSTLQFTEDQSLTPPGAQQGDIVRLQPQRVAIDLRPGSRVSFDLQVRRLEDYPIDLYYLLDMSKSMQEFRDELTKLGKHLARKLSEKTESFRLGLGAFVEKPVDPFAFTAFYFDKKKGQMVYKLEEPCAGCVGPYIFKNVLPLTNQTDRLGEVVRFQKNSSNADLPEGVLDGMLQATVCQGPIGWRKQATRLLLVATDAGFHYAGDGKLAGLVTPNDGRCHVGSDGNFLKDAVDQDFPSVAQLKGLLEEHNTMSIFAVTQRSLHIYEELSQLLEGSTAKLLANDSSNLLDLVSDAYEELTSRIRLLTKSVPPGVDLSITAKCPHQPNSTASSECHPVLLGETVTFTITAEVDPSSCLSAPEVSTVTIQPVGYNEYLTIDLHISCTTCLCQSPEKPCSCEATSAHSGESAILAWLSEYYWVAAVLGAMLLVTAVLVFTLLGMRCRDKQPRMDEAMALANEIEMNGHVTTTYSRQQQGGLEGTQANEYVPEGAFAASPSTPLELEETIPLFLQDILIDRERVFLEAVIGKGFFGLVFKGKLKSGEGKDEMDVAVKTLKHASNSDELEAFLGEGIMMKDFNHPNVLTLIGVCMAAEEPPLVILPFMAHGDLATFLRDPDKTLTRRDLLTFGRDIARGMAYLSDLKFVHRDLAARNCMLDDTLTVKVADFGLSRDIYEREYYSSGDKRAKLPVKWMAIESLTEGIYSTKTDVWSYGVVLWEIWTRGVIPYPDVDNMDVTEYLLQGRRLRKPRHCQEALYQTMLRCWSSEPEDRPTFSELVAEMEAILSRTSSDLTPDDHVLMQQPAVYVNIPNGRTNSLW from the exons GCTGCTAGTCGGAGCCCCCCGCGCCAACTGGACCCACGCCCCTGACCTGGAGCGGCCCGGCGCGCTGTACCGGTGTCCCCTGGACTCCCACAACTGCAGCCAGGTCGTGGTGGACACAGAAG GCTCACGCAGTGGTACCAAGCGGATGGTGGAGATCAAGTACAGGGACAACAAGAACAACATGTGGCTGGGCGCTACCGTCCGGACCCACCAGGACAGGGTGGTG GTTTGCGGCCCTATGTGGAAAAACGCATACTTCCGTCGTTACACCATCCTCAATGGGATCTGTTATGAGATGGACGCCAGTCTAAAAACGGACACGGTACAAAA ACGGATGCCATGTCTTGGGGACCAGCCCACCACCGTCACCCATCCCCTGGGACACCAGATTAACGAGGGTGGGGACTACACCTACGGGAAGTGCCAGACAGGACTTGCCGCGCTCTACACACAA AATGGTTCAAAGCTTGTACTAGGAGCACCTGGAGGTTATGACTGGACAG GGACATTGTCCACATATACCGGCAGCTACCAAACTACAGGCCACCCAGAAACCTGGGACCCCTGGCCAGAAGGAGGGGCAGTAAAGCAGCCACATGATAGCTACATTG GCTTCTCATTGGCTGCTGGTAAGTTCTTCGGGGATGGTGTGGAGTACATCGCGGCAGGTGCACCCCGACACCAGCACCGCGGGGCAGTCGTGTTCTTCCAGGAGACGACAGGAAATGATGGTGCCTTACAACCAACAAACACTCTCAAGGGGACCCAGCTGGCCTCAGGGTTTGGCTACAGTATGGTGGCATTGGACCTCACAAATGACGG GGTGACAGATCTGCTTGTAGGAGCCCCTGTCTACCTGGAAAAGGGAGTAGGTGGAGCTGTGTACTTGTACAGCACAAGAGACAAG GCCACTTTACAGCTGGTAACCATGCTGACTGGACCTCCTGCCTCTCACTTTGGACTGTCATTATCATCAGCAGGGGATCTCAACGGGGATGGCTTCACAG ACATTGCTGTTGGTGCCCCGAATGAGGGAAGCGGTGCAGTTTACATCTACCATGGCACCAAAAGTGGACTTAAGGAGAACTATGCACAG AGAATCAGTGCCGAGGACGTAGGTGTGCCCAACCTGGCCAGTTTTGGTTGGTCGTTGTTGGGTGATGTGGATGTTGATGATAACAGATGGCCTGACCTTGTAGTGGGGTCTCATGGAACCGACTCTGTGCACATCCTACA GTCTCGTCCCCTGGTTCCATATCAGGTGAATGCATCCTTGTCACTGGATCCCTCAACGCCTGACCCTGACATCAGATGTGACTTGGGTGGCAAAAACTACACCTG TTTGAAGTTGAAGCTAGAGTTTTTGTACTCAGGACCAGGAGCAGCAGACAGCTATGTGG ATCTTGACTACACGGTGGAGGCTGACAGCCCCCGGGACCAGCTGGGTCTGGAGAGGAGACTGTTCTTCCCTAACCAGTCCTCCACATACAAGGCACAGGCACCTCTCAGGGTCTACCTCAAACATGTCAAGTCCAAGACCATCACAGTATACATCAAG gataaATTTGAAGATACCACTGCGCGAGTTCCCATAATTCTGGAGTTCTCCATATTCCGCGCCCGTCGAAGGTCACTATTCCCTCCTGTGGACGACAGGGGTGTTCTCCCAGCAGTGGATGACTACCCCCTACTCCAGAGCACTAGTGCTCACATATAT GTGAATCTAACAGGTGGCTGCATGTGTAGGAATGTACGGATCAA GAAGTCAGATGACTGTTTCCACTGTCCGGGAGAGAGAAGCACCCTGCAGTTTACAGAG GACCAGTCGTTGACCCCGCCTGGTGCCCAGCAAGGGGACATTGTCCGCCTGCAACCTCAAAGGGTCGCAATTGACCTTCGACCAG GGAGTCGAGTATCATTTGATCTGCAGGTGAGGCGACTAGAAGACTACCCCATTGACCTGTACTACCTGTTGGACATGTCCAAGTCCATGCAGGAATTCAGAGATGAGCTGACCAAGCTGGGCAAACATCTGG CCCGCAAGTTATCTGAGAAGACAGAGAGCTTCCGCCTTGGCCTGGGGGCATTTGTGGAGAAACCAGTGGATCCCTTTGCATTCACTGCATTTTACTTTGACAAGAAGAAGGGTCAGATGGTCTACAA ACTGGAAGAGCCATGTGCAGGCTGTGTCGGGCCGTATATCTTTAAGAACGTCCTGCCGCTGACCAACCAGACTGACCGCCTGGGAGAGGTGGTCAGATTCCAGAAGAACTCCAGCAATGCGGACCTCCCAGAGGGTGTCCTGGATGGGATGCTGCAGGCCACTGTGTGCCAg GGACCAATAGGGTGGAGAAAGCAGGCTACCAGACTCCTCCTGGTGGCCACAGATGCCGGGTTCCACTATGCTGGGGATGGGAAGCTAGCTGGGCTGGTCACACCAAATGATGGGCGATGTCATGTTGGGTCAGACGGAAACTTCCTCAAGGATGCAGTGGACCAG GATTTCCCCTCAGTTGCCCAGCTAAAGGGACTACTGGAGGAACACAACACGATGAGCATCTTTGCTGTCACACAGAGGAGTCTGCACATCTATGAG GAACTCAGTCAGCTACTGGAGGGCTCTACTGCAAAGCTGTTGGCCAATGATTCCTCCAACCTTCTGGACCTAGTTAGTGATGCATATGAG GAGCTGACCTCCAGGATTCGCCTCCTCACCAAGAGTGTGCCGCCCGGGGTGGACCTGTCAATCACTGCCAAGTGTCCCCATCAACCCAACAGCACTGCCTCCTCCGAGTGCCACCCTGTCTTACTGGGAGAAACA GTAACGTTTACAATCACAGCAGAGGTGGACCCGTCCTCATGTCTGTCTGCACCGGAGGTTTCCACAGTAACCATACAGCCCGTGGGGTACAACGAGTACCTGACCATCGACTTACACATCTCCTGTACAACCTGTCTGTGTCAG TCCCCAGAGAAGCCTTGCAGCTGTGAGGCCACGTCTGCCCACAGTGGCGAGTCCGCCATCCTGGCCTGGCTGTCGGAGTATTACTGGGTGGCTGCAGTGCTGGGGGCCATGCTGCTGGTGACTGCCGTGCTTGTCTTCACGCTGCTCGGCATGAGGTGTCGGGACAAGCAGCCCCGCATGGACGAGGCCATGGCACTGGCCAATGAGATTGAGATGAATGGTCATGTGACCACAACATACTCTCGGCAACAGCAAG GGGGCCTGGAAGGTACACAAGCAAATGAGTACGTCCCAGAGGGAGCATTTGCTGCATCCCCAAGCACCCCCTTGGAACTGGAGGAGACCATCCCCCTATTCCTACAAGACATCCTCATCGACAGGGAGAGGGTGTTCCTGGAGGCTGTCATTGGCAAGG GATTCTTTGGACTGGTCTTCAAAGGAAAACTGAAGTCAGGTGAAGGGAAGGATGAGATGGATGTAGCAGTCAAGACACTCAAAC ATGCGTCTAACTCTGATGAGCTGGAGGCGTTCCTAGGTGAGGGGATCATGATGAAGGACTTTAACCACCCCAACGTGCTGACCCTGATCGGGGTGTGCATGGCTGCGGAGGAACCCCCTCTGGTCATCCTGCCCTTCATGGCACACGGCGACCTCGCCACCTTCCTCAGGGACCCAGATAAG ACCCTAACCCGACGGGACCTGCTCACATTTGGTCGAGATATTGCCCGGGGAATGGCGTACCTAAGTGACCTTAAGTTTGTGCATCGAGACTTGGCTGCAAGGAATTGTAT GTTGGATGACACCTTGACTGTAAAAGTGGCAGACTTTGGCCTGTCCCGTGACATTTATGAGCGCGAGTACTACAGCAGTGGGGACAAGCGAGCCAAGCTCCCTGTCAAATGGATGGCCATCGAGAGCCTGACCGAGGGGATCTATTCCACCAAAACTGATGTG TGGTCATATGGAGTGGTATTGTGGGAGATCTGGACACGAGGAGTCATCCCGTACCCTGATGTGGACAACATGGACGTGACAGAGTACCTGCTGCAGGGCCGCAGACTGCGCAAACCCAGGCACTGCCAGGAAGCACT GTATCAGACCATGCTGCGCTGCTGGTCATCAGAGCCCGAAGACCGTCCGACATTCTCCGAGCTGGTGGCTGAGATGGAGGCCATCCTGTCCCGTACCTCCAGCGACCTGACCCCTGATGATCACGTCTTGATGCAGCAGCCAGCTGTTTACGTCAACATCCCCAATGGAAGAACAAACTCCTTGTGGTGA
- the LOC118412874 gene encoding uncharacterized protein LOC118412874, producing MRSTYLQIRVCFAAVLFIGFLSAVVYISAVMSRTSHHHDDRSDMETADHHSIRTLHPGTSADPPVHEEAETVDEEDHRKEAEEQPACKYPDLKMSNPEINHLLFDQSHLHCGGRPVNYLTYLDREAGSGKAVIRLNASALLPGEKLISCRYIKIDFLTDWDDNTIIVHTRNFQDNNETLDFPFEHEFARVNCQYTAEIFSGTGTEVVVKQHNNMFQQVKKKPTVERKAKQFYTSGRMKEALGGGLNVLMVGVDSTSRMNFMRKLPKTFQYFTETLQGYVLKGYNVIGDGTTAQFIGMFTGFLEDELPNAKRGTANATLCDVFPLIWRKYKRMGYVTMFGEDEAWTGTFQYRTTGFSYQPTDHYMRPFWLAIEHLPGYRYYGQFCLGATPKHHYTFQYMKDFVDKYNQSLKFASAFHSQLSHDSVNLVQAADQDILDLISSWHNKGYLDNTVLIVFADHGARYGEIRQFLQGRLEERLPFFGIAIPKWIRQKHPEIAENLRKNQERLTTAFDFHKMLQHILDYPGDPSRFQGHGISLFQEIPLNRTCEDAKIADHWCTCLQTISISTSNDYVIASAKYLVSYINSLTLPHRNNCMELTLKNITHAEIIKPNKRLLQFQESSLQFHVAKFGNMLRLPFIDFMLTVETEPNGGMYEASVRKWLKRNHTEVTADISRINRYGDHPKCIRDKFPRLRKYCFCKEFLHQT from the coding sequence ATGCGGTCAACCTATCTACAGATAAGGGTGTGCTTTGCAGCTGTGCTGTTCATAGGATTCCTCTCTGCAGTTGTTTACATTTCTGCTGTCATGAGTAGAACTTCTCATCACCATGACGACAGAAGTGACATGGAGACGGCTGACCATCACTCCATCAGAACGCTCCACCCTGGTACGAGTGCCGATCCTCCTGTACATGAGGAAGCTGAAACTGTTGATGAGGAGGACCACAGGAAAGAAGCTGAAGAGCAGCCTGCTTGTAAATACCCTGACCTGAAGATGAGTAATCCTGAAATCAACCACCTGTTGTTCGATCAGTCTCATCTGCACTGTGGAGGACGACCAGTGAACTACCTGACGTACCTGGACAGGGAAGCTGGCAGTGGTAAAGCTGTCATCAGGCTGAACGCCTCTGCCCTTCTTCCCGGAGAGAAACTGATCAGCTGCAGGTACATCAAGATAGACTTTCTAACAGACTGGGACGACAACACCATAATTGTCCACACAAGAAACTTCCAGGACAACAACGAGACCTTggattttccctttgagcacgAGTTTGCCAGGGTGAACTGTCAATACACTGCAGAGATCTTCAGTGGAACTGGGACTGAGGTGGTGGTGAAACAGCATAACAATATGTTCCAGCAGGTCAAGAAGAAACCCACTGTGGAGAGAAAGGCTAAACAGTTTTATACTTCAGGTCGGATGAAGGAAGCCTTGGGTGGTGGTTTGAATGTACTCATGGTGGGAGTGGACTCCACGTCTAGGATGAACTTCATGCGCAAACTGCCCAAAACTTTCCAATACTTCACAGAGACACTGCAGGGGTATGTCCTGAAGGGCTATAATGTAATAGGAGATGGCACGACTGCCCAATTCATTGGAATGTTTACAGGGTTTCTTGAGGATGAGTTGCCTAATGCTAAGAGGGGTACAGCAAACGCAACCCTTTGTGATGTCTTTCCTTTGATCTGGAGGAAGTACAAGAGGATGGGCTACGTGACAATGTTTGGGGAAGATGAAGCTTGGACAGGGACTTTTCAGTACCGAACAACTGGATTCTCATACCAGCCTACCGACCACTACATGCGGCCCTTCTGGCTTGCTATAGAACACCTGCCAGGCTACAGGTACTATGGACAGTTCTGCCTTGGTGCTACTCCAAAGCATCACTACACCTTCCAATACATGAAAGACTTTGTGGACAAATACAACCAATCTCTCAagtttgccagtgcatttcactCCCAACTCAGCCATGACAGTGTGAACTTGGTACAAGCTGCAGACCAGGACATCCTGGACCTCATCAGCTCATGGCACAACAAGGGTTACCTTGACAACACTGTCCTGATCGTCTTTGCCGACCATGGCGCTCGTTACGGAGAAATCAGGCAGTTCCTTCAGGGTCGGCTCGAGGAGAGGCTGCCATTCTTTGGAATAGCCATCCCCAAGTGGATCAGACAGAAACACCCGGAAATTGCAGAAAACCTGCGCAAGAATCAAGAACGTCTCACCACAGCGTTTGACTTCCACAAGATGCTGCAGCACATCCTGGACTACCCAGGCGATCCCTCCCGTTTTCAGGGACACGGCATCAGTCTGTTCCAAGAGATCCCACTGAACAGGACATGTGAGGATGCCAAGATTGCTGACCACTGGTGCACATGCTTGCAGACTATCTCCATTAGTACAAGTAATGATTACGTCATAGCATCAGCAAAATACTTGGTCTCTTACATAaacagcttgactttgcctcaTCGAAACAACTGCATGGAGCTTACCCTGAAAAACATCACCCATGCCGAGATAATCAAGCCAAATAAAAGGCTCCTGCAATTTCAAGAAAGCAGCCTTCAATTCCACGTGGCCAAATTTGGCAACATGCTTCGTCTTCCCTTCATCGATTTCATGCTCACTGTGGAAACCGAGCCAAACGGAGGGATGTACGAGGCTTCTGTGAGGAAATGGCTAAAACGTAATCACACGGAGGTGACAGCAGATATCAGTCGGATTAACAGATATGGGGACCATCCCAAGTGCATCCGAGATAAGTTCCCACGTCTGAGGAAGTACTGCTTCTGCAAAGAGTTTCTTCATCAAACGTAG